In Pseudothermotoga sp., one genomic interval encodes:
- a CDS encoding amino acid ABC transporter ATP-binding protein, translating to MLRVENLKKSFGSVQVLRGVSFEVKRGETKVILGPSGTGKSTLLACINRLVEPDSGRVFLENEEITPKNVHRMRQKIGFVFQDFNLFNHLTALDNVRIGPMKVQKIPKEEATQIALEQLRKVGLLDKANHYPSQLSGGQKQRVAIARALAMRPKVILFDEPTSALDPELIGEVLSVMMDLAKEGMTMVVVTHELGFARNVASEILFMEDGVILERGAPDEFFSNPKTERAKQFLKKLSELYGEKPR from the coding sequence GTGTTGAGGGTCGAAAACCTAAAAAAGAGTTTCGGTTCTGTACAGGTTCTTCGCGGTGTATCGTTCGAGGTCAAAAGGGGTGAAACGAAGGTCATACTTGGACCGAGTGGGACTGGTAAGAGCACACTACTTGCGTGCATAAACAGGCTCGTTGAACCAGATTCGGGGAGGGTTTTCCTCGAGAACGAAGAGATCACGCCCAAGAACGTTCATAGGATGAGACAAAAGATCGGTTTCGTCTTTCAAGATTTCAACCTGTTCAACCACCTCACGGCCCTCGATAACGTTCGGATAGGCCCAATGAAAGTTCAAAAAATCCCCAAAGAGGAGGCAACGCAGATAGCTTTAGAACAACTGAGAAAGGTAGGACTTCTGGACAAAGCGAACCATTATCCGTCGCAACTTTCTGGTGGTCAAAAGCAGCGTGTTGCCATCGCGAGGGCGTTGGCGATGAGACCGAAGGTGATACTCTTCGATGAGCCAACGTCCGCTCTCGACCCGGAGTTGATAGGTGAAGTCTTGTCGGTCATGATGGACCTCGCGAAAGAGGGCATGACGATGGTCGTGGTCACACACGAACTTGGTTTCGCCAGGAACGTGGCGAGCGAAATACTCTTCATGGAGGATGGTGTGATCCTCGAAAGGGGTGCTCCAGATGAATTTTTCAGCAATCCAAAAACCGAACGTGCAAAACAGTTCCTCAAGAAACTGAGCGAGCTCTACGGAGAGAAACCGAGATGA
- a CDS encoding amino acid ABC transporter permease: MKGTWVTVQLTALGLTLGLLVAIPVSFFQVYGHSFSKIVCSVYERTFRSIPLLVLLMLIFYGLPEVGIRLNPFLACVLGLGIRSSAYQSQIFRGAILSVSKGQTLAAYSLGMNRLQTFWHVVLPQALRFSIAPWTNELTVVLKDSSMAYALGVIELLRQGSYIVARTYEPMVIFLTCAAIYLVLTLSANKIFAIVEKKLAIPGFETREVVH; this comes from the coding sequence TTGAAAGGCACTTGGGTGACGGTTCAGTTGACTGCGCTGGGGCTGACCCTCGGCCTGTTAGTCGCCATACCTGTGAGTTTTTTTCAAGTGTACGGTCATTCTTTTTCAAAAATCGTTTGTTCGGTCTATGAAAGGACCTTCAGGAGTATCCCCCTGTTGGTCCTTTTGATGCTCATCTTTTACGGCTTACCCGAAGTAGGTATCAGACTCAATCCCTTTTTGGCGTGCGTTCTGGGACTTGGCATAAGGAGTTCAGCCTATCAGTCTCAAATTTTCAGAGGGGCCATCCTGTCCGTATCGAAAGGCCAAACGCTCGCTGCGTACTCACTCGGTATGAACAGATTACAAACGTTTTGGCATGTGGTCTTGCCACAGGCTCTGAGATTCTCCATCGCACCGTGGACCAACGAACTCACCGTGGTGTTGAAGGATTCCTCCATGGCGTATGCGCTCGGTGTCATCGAGTTGTTGAGGCAAGGTAGCTACATCGTGGCGCGAACCTACGAACCCATGGTGATCTTTTTGACTTGCGCGGCCATATATCTGGTACTCACCCTCTCGGCGAACAAGATCTTCGCGATCGTTGAGAAGAAACTTGCGATCCCTGGCTTTGAAACGAGGGAGGTAGTTCATTGA
- a CDS encoding basic amino acid ABC transporter substrate-binding protein — MKLRSFVLALLLLAAFAFSKTITVGTSADFPPFEYIENGRFVGFDMDLMREIAKIAGFELKFVDMSFDSLIPALRAGQIDVVAAAMTITEERKQVVDFSIPYWTADQSVIVRADSNLTITVLFGKYKIGVQTGTTGDLWCTDELVSKGILPERNLKRYDTFILALSDLLNGNIDAIVLDSPVASRFAATKPVKVVGIIVTGEQYGIAVRKGNKELLNAINNALKQIIESGKMSELIDKYF, encoded by the coding sequence ATGAAGTTGAGATCGTTCGTGCTCGCTTTGCTATTGCTCGCCGCATTTGCCTTTTCGAAGACCATCACGGTAGGAACCAGTGCAGACTTTCCACCTTTCGAGTACATAGAAAACGGCCGGTTCGTTGGCTTCGACATGGACCTCATGAGGGAGATCGCAAAGATCGCAGGTTTTGAGTTGAAATTCGTGGATATGAGTTTCGATTCTTTGATCCCCGCACTGCGTGCTGGTCAGATCGATGTGGTTGCGGCTGCAATGACGATAACGGAAGAACGAAAACAGGTTGTGGATTTCTCTATACCCTATTGGACGGCCGATCAGAGTGTGATAGTCAGAGCCGATTCGAACCTGACGATCACCGTGTTGTTCGGTAAGTACAAAATCGGTGTTCAAACCGGTACAACGGGGGATCTCTGGTGCACCGATGAGTTGGTTTCGAAAGGCATATTGCCAGAGAGAAACCTCAAAAGGTATGACACGTTCATCTTGGCGTTGAGCGACCTTTTGAATGGGAACATCGATGCCATCGTGCTGGACTCACCTGTTGCAAGCAGGTTCGCCGCCACGAAACCAGTCAAAGTCGTGGGGATCATAGTCACCGGTGAGCAGTACGGTATAGCCGTGAGGAAAGGGAACAAGGAACTGTTGAACGCGATTAACAACGCACTCAAGCAGATCATCGAATCTGGTAAAATGAGTGAACTCATTGACAAGTACTTCTGA
- the gndA gene encoding NADP-dependent phosphogluconate dehydrogenase — MKADIGLIGLAVMGQNLALNIARKGYSVAVYNRTAERTKKFVEERVKSEKVLPAYSIKELVNSLSRPRKIILMVKAGQAVDDMISELLPYLEKGDLLIDGGNSHFADTDRRLSELAKEGILYLGMGVSGGEYGALHGPSLMPGGTREAYSLVEKILVEIAAKTEDGPCCTYVGDGSAGHFVKMVHNGIEYSIMQAIAEVYDIMRKVMKLSSEKIGEIFERWNREELASFLMEISYKIMSWKDEETGKPLVELILDKAEQKGTGKWSTQVALDLGVPAFSFGASVFARAVSYYKEERQKMAELYKPNMKTAENIAVEDLKKTLSLAYFLSYSQGVWLIHEASKSFKYNVDSLEVLRIWKGGCIIRSKMLDFLRQLLKNSQENITFLNDERARNFVEERLPHAIKVTNLARSSMIPTPSLNACLDYLFSLMTENLPANLIQAQRDFFGAHTFQRIDKPGTFHVEWQPLE, encoded by the coding sequence GTGAAAGCGGATATAGGTTTGATAGGCCTAGCGGTCATGGGACAGAATTTGGCACTGAACATCGCTAGGAAAGGTTATTCGGTGGCCGTCTACAATCGAACCGCCGAGAGAACGAAGAAATTCGTGGAAGAAAGAGTGAAATCAGAAAAGGTGCTGCCAGCTTACAGCATCAAAGAGCTAGTGAACAGTTTGAGCAGACCAAGAAAGATCATATTGATGGTCAAAGCAGGTCAAGCGGTGGACGACATGATCAGTGAGCTTCTGCCATACCTTGAGAAAGGCGATCTATTGATAGATGGTGGCAATTCTCATTTTGCAGATACGGATCGGAGATTGAGCGAGCTCGCCAAAGAGGGAATTCTGTACCTCGGCATGGGTGTTTCTGGTGGTGAGTACGGTGCGTTGCATGGACCATCGCTCATGCCTGGGGGAACGAGGGAAGCTTACAGTTTGGTGGAAAAGATCTTGGTCGAAATCGCTGCCAAAACGGAAGACGGCCCATGTTGCACCTACGTTGGTGACGGCTCTGCTGGGCACTTTGTGAAGATGGTCCACAACGGCATTGAATACAGCATCATGCAAGCCATCGCTGAAGTTTACGACATCATGAGAAAGGTGATGAAACTTTCAAGTGAAAAGATCGGCGAGATCTTCGAGCGGTGGAACAGAGAAGAGTTGGCATCCTTCCTCATGGAAATATCGTACAAGATCATGAGCTGGAAAGATGAAGAAACTGGTAAACCCCTCGTCGAGCTGATACTCGACAAGGCTGAACAGAAAGGGACTGGCAAATGGTCAACCCAGGTTGCTCTCGATCTTGGGGTGCCAGCCTTCTCGTTCGGTGCCTCCGTCTTCGCGCGCGCCGTGTCTTACTACAAAGAAGAAAGACAAAAGATGGCTGAACTCTACAAGCCGAACATGAAAACCGCCGAAAACATCGCCGTTGAAGATCTAAAGAAAACGTTGTCGTTGGCTTACTTTCTTTCTTATTCACAGGGTGTGTGGCTCATCCACGAAGCTTCGAAGAGCTTCAAATACAACGTCGACTCACTCGAGGTGCTGAGGATTTGGAAAGGTGGATGCATCATCAGATCCAAAATGCTCGACTTTTTGAGACAGCTGTTGAAAAACTCGCAGGAAAACATCACGTTCTTGAACGACGAAAGGGCACGAAACTTCGTAGAAGAAAGATTGCCCCATGCGATCAAGGTCACGAACCTTGCAAGATCGTCGATGATACCCACACCATCGTTGAACGCTTGTTTGGACTATTTGTTCAGCTTGATGACGGAAAACTTGCCGGCCAACCTCATACAAGCGCAGAGAGATTTCTTCGGTGCGCACACTTTCCAGCGGATCGATAAGCCCGGAACGTTCCATGTAGAATGGCAACCTCTTGAATGA
- a CDS encoding ABC transporter ATP-binding protein, whose product MIVLKTENLKKYYGEVRALDGVSIQIDEGELLAVIGPSGSGKTTLLRSIAGFVQLDEGRIYIKGRDVTDLPPEKRNVAMFFQNYALWPHMSVFENVAYGLKVRKLSKEKVKEKVEWALNFLDIGHLAGRKPSQLSGGQQQRVALARAIVVEPDLLLLDEPLSNLDAKIRMRIRFELRDILKRLNIATLYVTHDQEEALSIADKIAVMNNGKVLQIGEPREIYRKPKDLFVADFVGVNCVVKTEAERLRRIGLDVSGQREVNLVIRAEEVVLDRMNAPLTKRSNDLLLNGQIIGKQYLGAKIRYEIKLKDLDENVFINSEENFELNEQVHLLVREGSYFIY is encoded by the coding sequence GTGATCGTCTTGAAGACGGAGAATTTGAAGAAATACTACGGTGAAGTGAGGGCCCTCGACGGCGTGTCCATACAGATAGATGAAGGAGAGTTGTTGGCCGTCATAGGACCCAGCGGTTCAGGAAAGACAACCTTGTTGAGATCGATCGCCGGTTTTGTTCAACTGGATGAGGGAAGGATCTATATAAAGGGACGCGATGTGACGGATTTGCCTCCTGAGAAGAGAAACGTTGCGATGTTTTTCCAAAACTACGCTCTTTGGCCACACATGAGCGTGTTCGAAAACGTGGCGTACGGTTTGAAGGTGAGAAAACTTTCGAAAGAAAAGGTGAAGGAGAAGGTCGAATGGGCTTTGAACTTTCTCGACATAGGACATTTGGCGGGCAGAAAGCCGAGCCAGCTTTCAGGAGGTCAGCAACAGAGAGTCGCTCTCGCCCGAGCGATCGTGGTTGAACCGGATCTGTTGCTACTCGATGAACCTCTGTCGAACTTGGATGCGAAAATAAGGATGAGGATCAGGTTCGAGCTGAGAGACATTCTAAAAAGATTGAACATCGCAACACTCTACGTCACTCACGATCAGGAGGAAGCGCTCAGCATAGCCGACAAGATAGCCGTGATGAACAACGGCAAGGTATTGCAGATCGGTGAGCCACGTGAGATATACCGCAAGCCTAAAGATCTCTTCGTGGCCGATTTCGTCGGTGTGAACTGTGTTGTGAAGACCGAGGCTGAACGACTCAGAAGGATCGGTTTGGATGTTTCGGGCCAAAGAGAAGTCAACCTGGTCATAAGAGCTGAGGAAGTCGTTCTGGATCGCATGAACGCCCCTCTGACGAAGAGATCCAACGATCTTTTGTTGAACGGCCAGATCATCGGTAAACAGTATCTGGGGGCAAAAATACGTTATGAGATAAAACTGAAAGACCTCGATGAGAACGTATTCATAAACAGCGAGGAGAACTTCGAGCTGAACGAACAGGTTCACCTCTTGGTTAGAGAAGGTAGCTATTTCATCTACTGA
- a CDS encoding ABC transporter permease subunit produces the protein MRQFSILRLTLKLVLVVLILLLVVGPFVGIVLWSFARIWYWPSPIPQEFTLRYWSEVFRQGRVLNSLTLSLRIALITVVFSISIAIPAAYAFARYKLPVERILLFLFLMPQAFPQLPVFINLARVFGRIGLRGNMWGIILAHTMASLVFSLWIITATFKSIPLDLEQAAQNLGASRFRVFWTITFPLGIPGIIAGAIHVFLWSMGEFNAAFFIGAPFIQTAPVLMYTASAGYNMQIASVIAIILMVPSLLFMLIIEKFLKAEYIAGIGG, from the coding sequence ATGAGACAATTTTCGATATTGAGGTTGACGTTGAAGTTGGTCCTCGTGGTTCTGATACTTCTGTTGGTGGTTGGACCTTTCGTGGGGATCGTGCTTTGGAGCTTCGCCAGGATCTGGTATTGGCCAAGCCCGATTCCTCAAGAGTTCACTCTGCGTTACTGGAGCGAAGTCTTCAGACAAGGTAGGGTGTTGAATTCGTTGACGCTCAGCTTGAGGATCGCACTGATCACGGTAGTTTTTTCCATATCGATCGCCATTCCCGCCGCCTATGCCTTCGCAAGGTACAAACTTCCGGTAGAAAGAATCTTGTTGTTTTTGTTCTTGATGCCACAAGCCTTTCCGCAACTACCAGTTTTCATCAACCTTGCGAGAGTTTTTGGAAGGATCGGATTGAGAGGCAACATGTGGGGAATAATTCTAGCACACACGATGGCTTCGTTGGTTTTTTCACTTTGGATAATAACCGCAACGTTCAAATCTATACCGCTGGATCTCGAACAAGCCGCGCAGAACCTCGGAGCGAGTAGGTTCAGAGTTTTTTGGACCATAACCTTCCCACTCGGCATACCGGGTATCATCGCAGGGGCCATACACGTTTTTCTGTGGTCCATGGGTGAATTCAACGCCGCTTTCTTCATAGGAGCTCCGTTCATACAGACCGCTCCGGTGTTGATGTACACAGCTAGCGCTGGCTACAACATGCAGATAGCCAGTGTTATAGCGATCATCCTGATGGTTCCTTCTTTGTTGTTCATGTTGATCATCGAGAAATTTCTAAAAGCTGAGTACATCGCCGGCATTGGGGGTTGA
- a CDS encoding ABC transporter permease subunit produces MRRRREVLVGFLLILPALLVLAVLYIYPLFLSMYMSFTVSNRFSLANYGKVFDIYWRDVVYSVMISLITTFATLVLSVLISGYLRFKNWRFLDLMYKLPLFIPFLIVGHAMRVFLAPHGTLNNLLTRILRIEELPGLSRSWIGLVWAFVWIMTPYATLIVLGAFKSLDSAYIEAAQNLGANKVKIVLDVLLPMCRPSIMVAFILTFVRTISSLTIPIMVGPASPNMITVSMMFRVNYFNDWGTANALGVVSYLIVMVFAIYYLKFMAAERGGIKA; encoded by the coding sequence ATGAGACGAAGAAGGGAGGTTCTCGTCGGCTTTCTGCTCATTCTCCCCGCTCTGCTAGTTTTAGCTGTTTTGTACATCTATCCGTTGTTTCTGTCGATGTACATGAGTTTCACCGTCTCGAACAGGTTCAGCTTGGCCAACTACGGAAAGGTGTTCGACATATACTGGCGTGACGTGGTTTACAGTGTGATGATCAGTTTGATCACGACCTTCGCCACTTTGGTTTTAAGTGTGCTCATATCGGGTTATTTGAGATTCAAAAATTGGAGATTTCTCGATTTGATGTACAAATTGCCCCTCTTCATTCCTTTTTTGATAGTTGGACATGCGATGCGTGTGTTTCTCGCCCCTCACGGGACTTTGAACAATTTGCTCACGAGGATCTTGCGCATCGAAGAGTTACCTGGACTTTCTAGAAGTTGGATCGGCTTGGTTTGGGCTTTCGTGTGGATCATGACGCCTTACGCAACTCTCATCGTGCTCGGCGCCTTCAAAAGTTTGGACAGTGCTTACATCGAAGCTGCGCAGAACCTTGGGGCCAACAAGGTGAAAATCGTGCTGGACGTTCTACTGCCCATGTGCAGGCCTTCCATCATGGTTGCGTTCATCCTGACGTTCGTCAGAACGATAAGCAGTTTGACCATACCCATCATGGTTGGTCCAGCCAGTCCCAACATGATCACGGTGAGCATGATGTTCAGGGTCAACTACTTCAACGACTGGGGTACCGCCAACGCCTTGGGTGTGGTGTCTTATCTGATCGTCATGGTCTTCGCCATTTATTATTTGAAGTTCATGGCGGCTGAACGAGGGGGCATCAAGGCATGA